ATTTCATCCTAAATAATCGGAACATCAGTTACTAGGTGAAGCCCCATCACATGCTTCCAAATCCCTCTTGGTAAAGGAGCACTCAAAATACAAATGTTCCCTactctctattttatttctacAGAATGCACAATAACTATCCCCAAAAAAACCCCATTGGATCGGTCTATTTTTTGTAGTCAACCTATTTTTCAAAGTAAGCCACTCCATAAAAGCGTGTTTTTGTATTGCTTGAGGTAACGATACTGATTTCCACCATACCACCTCCATCTCTTTATGCCTTAATTGGTTCCAAGCAGCAGCACAACTGAACTTGCCATATGGAGAAGCAGTTCAGAAAGGTTTGTCTTGTTTACCAATAGAAATGAGGCTGAGCTTACTTTGAATGCTCACCAAATCTTCTGATCTAGCAAGGGGCCGGCACCATTCTCCTTGTTTCAAGTCACTATTCACTTAGCTTCAATGGAGCTTGCTGCATCATATATTGGTCTATACACCCATAGGTCTGAATTAGAATACCATCAGGATGCCAATTAtcctgccataagaagacctgGCACCATCCCAAATCTCATGTTTTAGAAATCGTCTTGCTTGACCTCTTTGCTTCAGAAGAGTTCTCCAACCCCTGTATGTAATATTCTGTGGGAGCTTTACAGACCAAAAACTATTGCCCCACAGTAGATTCTCATGAACCCAAGCAACCCACAAAGAGAAAGTGATTGCTTGCTTTATCTAAAAATGAattcttaattatattttttttcagaaaGTATGTTTGTAAGTTTTGAGATAATTATGTTGGAAGCAATCTTACTGAATTTCGATTTAGAATTTGTAAGATACAATTCTAGATTACTTAAGCAAAGCCACCAAGAATTGGTTGAAACTTTAGCAAGGGAGCATGAACTCACACCTTTGGCAAGAACTAATTCAATCCATCGTTTGAGCtcttaataaaacaaaatttgctcCAACATTAATGGCTTATTTTcagttacttttttctttttttttgataagttaattcttttttgataatttgataagtctgttcttattattttaatgtttattgTTATTGCTCTCTAGATTCCATTGTCATCGGAGTATGAGCAATTGAGAAACTACCCATCTTCCTCTAGGCGGATCATAGTGATGAACAAGATGGACCTTGCAAATCGGTCTCAGATTAAGGTAGGTATTTTGTTCACTTCTTTGTTTTCTAtagtaattaaataagaaatttctaAGGGTTGATAATCCTCTTGAGGGAACCAAAAGTGTCCTGAAACTTGCAGTCCTTTATGGAGGAAGTTCAAATATATCTTGAGCACAACCTATATCTCTGAAGGCACTTGTCATAATATCTATATGGCCATAAAATGATAGATAGTTTTCATGTGAAAGGAATTAATGATATTGCCAGAAATCTTCTTTGAAAtccatatttattttaaattcaaatgcTTTAACCCCAGTATGAACTATGAACTTgtcttttcattaaaatatcccAAACTTGacagacattttttttttttagtaaacattTTGGGGATCCTTTTTAGTTAACAGAGAAAGACCTCTCATTTACTGCATGGGTTGGGAGGCAAGACTCACCACACCTTAGCTGCTTTATGGTGCCTGAAATCTTCTTTGAAATCCATaactattttaaattcaaatgatTTAACCCCAGTATGAACTATGAACTTGTCTTTGCATTAAGATATCCCAAACTTGACTGACATATTTTTGGATAACAGAGAAAGACTCTCATTCACTGCATGGGTTGGGAGGCAAGACTCCCCACACCTTAGCTGCTCTATGGTGCTGAAAGTTTCCTTGTCAATATTCTACCAATTGAAACACTAATTTACCAAGTTAACCCAAACAAAGTGAGGACCCAGGACCAAATACCTGTTGCCATAGAGCAATGGAGAAGTAGATGATTAATAGATTCCTCATTATAGGGGAAAGAAGCCTTTAATACTTTTAAGGGCATTATAATACAGTTGAACCTCAAACActccttttgtttttggtatcCACACAGCTCGATCAAGGCCAAACAAGGAGGGCAGATTAGCATAAAGAATCTGAAAAAAAGAATCAACTGATTCCATCTCTCAATCTTGATAAGACCAGCTGAATTGGGGAATGTCAACACCCCCTCCCTCTTGATATGATGATACTGAAGCCTCATTTTTCTATTGTTAAGGCAAAAAAATCTAGGAACAAGTCCTTAAGAGAACCATCACGACAccaaatatttttctaaaacttcactctagaacCATCTTGTATTTCAAACCGTACGTATTTAGAGAAAGAATCCCATCCCCCACGTATATCCTTCCACAGGATAACCCCATCTGCACCCCAAATATGCTCTGTTGTTCAGCCTCACCATCCTTATTGCATCAGAAGGTACTGGAAGGAAGCCCCACTTTCCTTCCTTCCCCCAGAAGGCAACAACACTGGGAGGAAGACAATCAGGAACTCTCCTCAAAAGATGGTCCTGTTCCACTCCAAATCTCCCTAGCCACTTCTGTAGAAGTTCTCAGCATATCGGCCTTTGTTAGTCTTGGTATTGACTGCCTTTTTATTTCAAGATTGTAAAAGATACCTCAGCTGAAATTGTGTATGATGAGTGTAATTTTAAATACTAGTGAAATTTTGTCACGATTCCAACTCTAAAGTCATTGTTGAATGTTGATGTACTAGTGATCATCATTTGGAATTGTCCTAGGCTTGTTTTGTTCCTTTGATTATTTCATAACAAGTACAACATGCTCTTTGAAAACTCAGTCATtctggatcatcaaagttttagattatatatatgCGTTTCATCAGAATAGACAAAATAAATTTCTCTAGTAATTCTATATACTTTCAGGACAGTGAAATTGTAAAGTGATTTTTTCACTCATTTGCCTTCAAATAATGTTATCTTGTAACTTCTTCGTTCTcctccacaccccccccccccctcccttttttttggtttataggAATGGAAGAGGTATTTTGAGCAACAAAACTGCATCTCTTATGGAGTCAATTCCCATAATAAGGAAAATATAAAGGAggtaaatatgattttcttctctcttttcccaAGTGTGTAGAGGTCTGTGGAGCATTAGGCATAATCCATTGTGTGTTTAGATAGTCTTTTGTATGTATCCATTTTGTTATGGTGTATGAAATGAGTTGAATATTATGTGAGGATCAATGTTTGTACTATGGATAATAACACTGTGTCAGTACTTTTTTATCATTATCTATGACCTATTCATTCAAGTGGGTGTGTGTGCGCCCTGGGTGTACATGTGCACATCtaatttcttattgaaatgtGTTTGACAAACTTAATGATGTGATTTTATTATAGTTAGATATCTAAACCTGATCAAAACAATTATTAGttctattttgtttacttgaaaACTACTTCCATTGATTATCACAGTGGGTCTCTATTGCTAtgttaatttttcttaaaacatattatttatatattttttaagtttgctCGGTAAACCACCCTCTACTGCATTTTTATGAAAGGAGGTACCACTAGAGGTAGTACTCATTGGCAAATATCAATAGGTTTGCCAATTGTATTATAtagaataagaaaatataatctattGTTTGTCATTGGATCTCTAGCTGGAGTAAGCTagcctttcttctttcttgtttcACTTGAGAATGATGTGTTAGTGATCACAATGTGTTTCTATCACTATgataatttttgtcaaaaaccaatttaatagGTTTACTCTTCATATCTGTTGTTTTCATACTGTTTCTGTTCATAAAgcctttgtttttatttatataaatttactccaATTCAAGGAATTTTCACTTCTTACAGTTGCTGAATTTTTTACTAGCCCGAGTCAGAGAATTGAAGAGGACAAATGATTTCAATTATACAGCAGTGATAATGCTTATTGGGATTCCGAATGTTGGTAAGTCAGCCCTTGCCAACTCTTTGCATCAGATTGGGAGGATTAGTGCTGCAGGTATTTCAACCATATAAACACCTgttgggttcaatttttttttttttttaatgtttttagcCAATACTATCttacaataatttattttcttctattcttttatttgtatttttattataaatttactGGGTTTTTCCCCTTCATTTTTGGAATATTCCTTGTCTCATAGAGAAAGGAAAGTTGAAGCATGCAATAGTGAGTCCAAATCCAGGTGAGACAAAAGATATCAGCAGCTTGAAGGTATGTGTCGTTGATTATAACATTGTGTGCCTTTGAAGTTTTTCAAGAAATAAAGTACATGCCAGGATAGCGCTGGTGCTACTAAAATCTACTGGTCATGCATCAGCTCtttgaataatttatatatctcccgcccctcccaaaaaaaaggtGGGATAACGGGCACATAGAACTATTTGCATACTTGATACAACCCCACCAACGTAATATTATGTTCAATTTGGCTTCCTGTTGAAAAGATTCTGGCATCCCTTCATAACCTAAAccctcaaaaaagagaaaacagtcaTTTATACTTGCTCCATTTGATACTTTATTTGGAagtcaagaaattaaaaaaaaaaaaggggggggggggggttgggggggataaatttttgtaagtccatctattttgattttgaatatttCTTGGAGAATCAATTAGCTTTTTAGAATTTCTGCTCCTttcatcttcctttttattttttgtaaatgaaAGTTCATTTTCATTTCAGATAGGTAGTCATCCCAATGTTTATGTGCTGGACACCCCAGGTGTTTTACCTCCTAAAATTCTCGACCCTGAGATCTACTCCAAGTTAGCTTTAACAGGTATGATTCTACCTGCTAAATTTTGCTCTTCCATGGGTTTGGATGTGTCCTATAGCTTGTCTAAGTGTGTTAGAGTTACTCTGGTATGTAAATGGAGTAACTCTCATGTATACATCAGTGTCATATCTAAGATGCATGGGATGATATTGAGACTTCCAaccatttcaaaaatttgaattttgaagtcAGGTTCGCTTATACTATATTGCAGGATCAATTAGAGATTGCTTAGTAGGGGAAAGGGAAATTGCTCAATATTTTCTAGCTCTTCTTAATTCAAGTGATGAATACAAAAAATGGGCAAAGTTGTCCATGAATGTGAATGACAGAATATTCTTAGACCTCAAAGTAGAGGGTTTAAGTAGCTGTGAATTGGACAAAAAACAGAAAAGGCAATACCCCACAGATCATACACAGGTATCAGTATTTTGTTCATCATATCTCAAAAGATTATACATGTCGTAGATTATATTCATCtagatatatttatttatgtttttcttctgtttttttggTAACTATCAATAATTGCTATGTAAGCTACCTTCTAGTAAGAAGACACAAGAAAACAATAGTTCTGAACAGTAACAGCTATGAGCATTACATGTGTAGGGACAGGGCCAGAAAATTCTCATTTTAGTAGTGTGAGGGGGAAACCTCCACTTATAAAACAGACTTTAGGAGTTCAGAGCGAAATGCGCATTTTTCTCTCGCTCAACTTTTCTGCACCAATTCCTCTACTAGCAGTAGCACTTCTATGCAAACTACATAACTCTAGTAGATATTTATCTAGATTGAAATAGGAGATATTTTATCACGAAATGATCTATTTTCAGGGCGTAATTTTAGTTTTCATGATGTAGATTTAAATAAGTAATATGGCTatttgtcccaaaaaaaaaaaaaaaacttgtaatatgGTAAACAACTAAAATACAAGCATTGAGCTCTCTTTTGGGACTGGGATCAGAATTCTGTGTGAAATTGATTGTTATTCTATTACTCTTTCTCACCAAGTTACAAACTCTTTAAGCATGAATCAATATGGTATTGATAAACCACTGAACTTCAAAATTCATGAACCCATTACGATTTTGTGGCTGGTGGTGAATCTCTTGTTTCCCTGGATGCATTTAGTGGATACAAATGTTTGGTATACCTATATGTCAGCATCAAACTGATTTGAGCAGATTATATGGTTGTTAAACATCTCATTTGAGCTTGAGTAGCTTTGTTGATTAAtcaatttagttatttatttatactgGGCTTGTATTCAGTAGAGATTGAGCTTTTTTCTGTGTTAAACCAAAATCCTTATCATAAACGACTTTGCTTCAAGAAATATCAAACCTGCTGCTGTCAGAAATGCTCTCTGAAACCTATTTGCCTCATGAAACAGCCCTCTTTGTCATTTTAAATCCTTTTGAACCTGAAAGCATTCCATAAGCACCTGCTAGCAGATTTCTCATCTGTTCTGTGTCATCAATTCTTGTCTTGCTCTTTCTTAGCCATTTTAAATCCTATCTTAAGTTTGTGGTtccttggtttttttctttattttaaaatgaaattatgatttttgaCGTAGGATTTCATAGTACATGATGTCCGTCGGACTCTCTTTGAgacaatttcttcttttgatgGCAATGTGCAAGTTGGAGAGGATTTGAGCAGGCTTATTGAGACACAGTTTACTTCATTGCGAGAAGCTTTTCAGGTTCCTGTGGAACTTGGTGAGGAGGCTCAAAATAAAGCTGCTACTAAGTTACTGAATCTTTATCGTACTGGGCGATTGGGGCATTATACTTTAGATTCTTTACCTTGGCACACTTAGTGTTATCCTTTTGAATCTTTATTGTATTATATTCACTATTTTGAAAGTGTTCTTTTATTGCTATTGGCAATGAtgcttttttctctttctaatagttattgtaattatctctcaaaaaaatagttattgtaattattattgtttaagcAATCTCTAAGGTTCTGTTTATATTATACATTTGCATTTTATCCTTTTGGCTAACAAAGCCATTATAGTAGGCACCTTCTCTGTCTGTGCCTAAGGCATTAGAAGATTGATTTTTGGAACTCAAAGTACCAGAGGAGAACCcattaataaatcatttaaacTTGTTATGCACTCTGTCAGCAACAACACAATGTGATTTGTTGTGGTCCTAGCATTTTTCCAATACATATGCACTTTGAGTGCAAATATAAGTTTCAagatcactccaccaactaagaacggccatgcaccccTATAAATAGAATCAAGAAAGTGCTCTCAGTTTGCCAATATTTACTATGTCTAGACCTGGTAAGTTTTCttgtgttgagtcaaattaagccacAAGCTCCAGTTCTGGTGATACCCTTCTATTAATTCCtataagtttcagccttgcgactaTACTCCCCCCCGAAACTCATACACTGCCTAATAGATCTACACTGCTAAATAATTGAGTGGCTTCAGCCTGACCCTCAAATTGGGTTTGGGCTAAGTTTGACTCATTAAACCCAGTCAACTCTTGCATAATACCAACTAATTTTAACAAAACCCATctgatttattctttttttaatgccTTAACCCATGAGTC
This genomic stretch from Quercus robur chromosome 4, dhQueRobu3.1, whole genome shotgun sequence harbors:
- the LOC126723387 gene encoding DAR GTPase 2, mitochondrial isoform X3, whose protein sequence is MAATAKLARQIGALATRGGWYGPHMAAASRAIAERLPLVDLVLEIRDARIPLSSEYEQLRNYPSSSRRIIVMNKMDLANRSQIKLLNFLLARVRELKRTNDFNYTAVIMLIGIPNVGKSALANSLHQIGRISAAEKGKLKHAIVSPNPGETKDISSLKIGSHPNVYVLDTPGVLPPKILDPEIYSKLALTGSIRDCLVGEREIAQYFLALLNSSDEYKKWAKLSMNVNDRIFLDLKVEGLSSCELDKKQKRQYPTDHTQDFIVHDVRRTLFETISSFDGNVQVGEDLSRLIETQFTSLREAFQVPVELGEEAQNKAATKLLNLYRTGRLGHYTLDSLPWHT
- the LOC126723387 gene encoding DAR GTPase 2, mitochondrial isoform X2, which gives rise to MAATAKLARQIGALATRGGWYGPHMAAASRAIAERLPLVDLVLEIRDARIPLSSEYEQLRNYPSSSRRIIVMNKMDLANRSQIKEWKRYFEQQNCISYGVNSHNKENIKELLNFLLARVRELKRTNDFNYTAVIMLIGIPNVEKGKLKHAIVSPNPGETKDISSLKIGSHPNVYVLDTPGVLPPKILDPEIYSKLALTGSIRDCLVGEREIAQYFLALLNSSDEYKKWAKLSMNVNDRIFLDLKVEGLSSCELDKKQKRQYPTDHTQDFIVHDVRRTLFETISSFDGNVQVGEDLSRLIETQFTSLREAFQVPVELGEEAQNKAATKLLNLYRTGRLGHYTLDSLPWHT
- the LOC126723387 gene encoding DAR GTPase 2, mitochondrial isoform X5 yields the protein MAATAKLARQIGALATRGGWYGPHMAAASRAIAERLPLVDLVLEIRDARIPLSSEYEQLRNYPSSSRRIIVMNKMDLANRSQIKEWKRYFEQQNCISYGVNSHNKENIKELLNFLLARVRELKRTNDFNYTAVIMLIGIPNVGKSALANSLHQIGRISAAEKGKLKHAIVSPNPGETKDISSLKIGSHPNVYVLDTPGVLPPKILDPEIYSKLALTGSIRDCLVGEREIAQYFLALLNSSDEYKKWAKLSMNVNDRIFLDLKVEGLSSCELDKKQKRQYPTDHTQLFRFLWNLVRRLKIKLLLSY
- the LOC126723387 gene encoding DAR GTPase 2, mitochondrial isoform X4; the encoded protein is MAATAKLARQIGALATRGGWYGPHMAAASRAIAERLPLVDLVLEIRDARIPLSSEYEQLRNYPSSSRRIIVMNKMDLANRSQIKEWKRYFEQQNCISYGVNSHNKENIKELLNFLLARVRELKRTNDFNYTAVIMLIGIPNVGKSALANSLHQIGRISAAEKGKLKHAIVSPNPGETKDISSLKIGSHPNVYVLDTPGVLPPKILDPEIYSKLALTGSIRDCLVGEREIAQYFLALLNSSDEYKKWAKLSMNVNDRIFLDLKVEGLSSCELDKKQKRQYPTDHTQYMMSVGLSLRQFLLLMAMCKLERI
- the LOC126723387 gene encoding DAR GTPase 2, mitochondrial isoform X1; amino-acid sequence: MAATAKLARQIGALATRGGWYGPHMAAASRAIAERLPLVDLVLEIRDARIPLSSEYEQLRNYPSSSRRIIVMNKMDLANRSQIKEWKRYFEQQNCISYGVNSHNKENIKELLNFLLARVRELKRTNDFNYTAVIMLIGIPNVGKSALANSLHQIGRISAAEKGKLKHAIVSPNPGETKDISSLKIGSHPNVYVLDTPGVLPPKILDPEIYSKLALTGSIRDCLVGEREIAQYFLALLNSSDEYKKWAKLSMNVNDRIFLDLKVEGLSSCELDKKQKRQYPTDHTQDFIVHDVRRTLFETISSFDGNVQVGEDLSRLIETQFTSLREAFQVPVELGEEAQNKAATKLLNLYRTGRLGHYTLDSLPWHT